Part of the Prunus dulcis chromosome 8, ALMONDv2, whole genome shotgun sequence genome is shown below.
GATCCTTAATATCGCtcatatgaaaaaagaaaatggtacAAATCTACCAAAGGAGGTTGGCCTGCCTTTACTGGACAGTCGCAATAAGCATCACATTTTCCTTCTATGACCTTAACCACGTTTGATTTTTAGTGCACGCGTAGGGcaaactttattaaattccaATGCTTAACTCTTAAGAGTCCCCCTCCTAAAGTTCTAGTTTAACAAATAAAGTCTGTTGCAAAGTAGGAAAAGTTGGCAACCCAATTAGAAAGCCAAGCCAGCTGCGTCTCTTTGGGTCACAATTTCCcctttatatataaaccaCAAACCCCTCTTGcttataccaaaaaaaaaacccattacCAAGAACTTGTTCATCATTTCACATTTCACAGAAATATAGTGTCCCTTGCAAATCATAGCCACTCTCACtcaagaataaaaaaatggCAGTTAGGGGGATTGAGATTGTGCTAGCTTTGGTCCTTGCAGTGGTTCTGCGGGAAGggactgttgatgctcaatcAAGCTGCACCAATGTGATCATCAGCATGTCCCCATGCCTTGATTACGTAACAGGAAACTCATCAACCCCATCTTCCTCATGTTGCTCACAGTTGGCTAATGTGGTCAGCTCACAGCCAAAGTGCCTCTGTGAGGTTCTTAATGGAGGCCCCTCTTCCGTTGTTGTGAAAGTCAATCAGACTCAGGCATTGGCCCTCCCCTCTGCTTGCAAAGTCCAAACACCCCCGCTTAGCCGATGCAGcggtatataaaaaaaatttcaaatttcaaaaaacaTAATGTATGTGATTCTGCAGGTTCTATAAACCTATGAACTAACCTCTGGTCATGATTTTGCAGGGTCATCTCCAACAGGTTCTCCCTCAGGGGCACCAACTTCTCCTTCAGGTAACCAATTTGATTCCCAAACTCACATTTCTTTACAATAGATTCTAATCGATTTACAATTTGACATATTAATCACTGtagatgtgtgtgtgtgtgtgcaggGAGTGGATCTAAAACTGTACCATCACCATCACATGGAAATTCTAACAAGATGGCATTTCCTCTGCTGTTCTTCTTGCTCTTCATTGCATCATATGCTTCAACTTCCACAGCCAACTAAGCTCCTCTTCCACGAATGTTTATGTAGCTAGATTCATGGGACTATATAGTATAGAGTGCCATaaactttttcttatttttgcatattgtTGGGTGGCTGATTGGTTTCTGGTTTTTGTAAATCCTTTGCTTGGGGATTCAGCCCCTCATGGAATTCAAATAAACTAGTCACaaattttttactttgatatatataattagtacAATCAATCAAGTATGAATGAAAATGTGTGTAGACATGAAAATAGGTAAACATATCCAATTAGAAAGAAACTCCGCTAAATATGAGTAAGGAAACTTCTGTGAACAGTATGGTCTAACTTCAATACCTTCTTCTAAGAAAATTAAGCATTAAAATTGTGACGATCAGACCAGTAAAACTAGACATTATCAAAGGAGAAGACATTCCTTTAAAGATAATAatgaattttatatataaaaaaatgcaaatataataaaagaagaaattggtcTAAAATGCCCACGAAGAatgggaaaaataaaactacagATAAAAGTAAGATTGAATgttggaaatgcaaaaaatttgGTCACTATGCTAATGAATGCAAGGTCAAAGGATACAATAAAACAGCTAAAAATCTATGAGGAAGAAAAAGCTCAATTAATTAAAGTCCTTGAAATACGAAACTCTGAGTCAAGTGAAAGTGACATCTCAGTAACCAATTCAGATTACTATAGCTCTTCTGATTATCAGTCAAGCTCCCCCGATATTCAATTCGGATGTAAGAATAATTGCTGCAACACGAAATCAATAAATGTCCttacaaaacaagaagaacaagaagaattaTTAATTGACCTAATTAGTAAAGTGGAAAACCCAGAATTAAAATCAGAATACCTTAAAAAgctaaagaaaataattagccaCAATAAAATCGGTCAAGTCATCCCAGCCCCAAAGATAAATTTGACTACTACTCTAGAAAAATTTgatcaaaagaaagaaggcttattatcacaaaacatccctgaggtttacgaaactatcagattgcatccttaatgtttttttgtgtcacttatggtcctcaaagttagtatgtgcaatcacaaatggtccctgacattagggtctgtcaaaaactctgttagtttgctatcgtggcatacatatatatcacaaaacatccctgaggtttacacacttatcacaaatggtccttatgaattttttttttaaaaatttaaaattcataaaattttggttttctttttaaaattatttataaatgaaaaaacaatttatagaaggattttaatcttgaggaccatttatgaaccctaaacctttagtttttttttttcatttttaaattttatgaattttaaattattttaaaaaaacttcattagtttgttgatgtggcatatatatggagcccacatctacaataatatagtgtcacatgtatttaaaatttaatatatattttaaaataatta
Proteins encoded:
- the LOC117637764 gene encoding non-specific lipid-transfer protein-like protein At2g13820; this translates as MAVRGIEIVLALVLAVVLREGTVDAQSSCTNVIISMSPCLDYVTGNSSTPSSSCCSQLANVVSSQPKCLCEVLNGGPSSVVVKVNQTQALALPSACKVQTPPLSRCSGSSPTGSPSGAPTSPSGSGSKTVPSPSHGNSNKMAFPLLFFLLFIASYASTSTAN